In Augochlora pura isolate Apur16 chromosome 3, APUR_v2.2.1, whole genome shotgun sequence, the sequence CGTTCTTTGCCTTGATATCTATATACTGTTGCCATGCCAAAATCAGAGACttttaaattgtcatttttatctaGTAACAAGTTTTCTGGCTTTAAATCTCTGTGCGCAATTCCTTTACTGTGCAAATATTCAActgcagaaattaattgtctAAAATACTTCTGTGCTTCCCACGCCGGCATACCAACATCAGGTTCTGTATCAGTGAGGAAAGTATTTACGGTTAACACtacctttttaaaattattttgaagaagCAACTCTCTTACCAATTCTATCAAAAAGTTCTCCACCGGAAgcatattctaaaaatatatattccatattcgGTTCGCTACGTTTtccaaaatattgtataatgttgGGATTAGATAATATACGGTGAATAGCGCTTTCTTTGCGAACTGTCTGTCTAGCATCTGAGTGCTTGCCTAAATCTATCATTTTCATGGCAACTGCCTCTCCAGTAGATCTATTTAAAAGTAACTTTACTCTGAAAAGATTGaattatatgtttaaaatagaaaaatatttattaaatatacagtttaTGTGCTAATAAAGCTATTATTAACAACTAAGATACCTTGTATAAATGACcaaaatgtaaaagtaatttgaaCACAGCAAAAAGTGGTAACAAAATGtatgtaaaacattttaattaataaattctaaaaatataaataatttattctaacgaaattagagaaaaaattgataattttaaaacaatttaaagtgGAAAAGTTCTACGAACGTACTCGCCATAGGCACCTTCCCCTAAAGTGTGTCCAAATATCCAGCCATCCACAAATTCCGTCATCCTGTCTCAGCATACCTTTCCACGATGGTGGCAAGAATCTTTGTTCCCTAATCAATGCTCCCTCGACTGCCGGTTACTGAAAACGGCAAGTTCAACTGTGAGTAGAAGGTCCattaaaacacaataaaacACAGAAAATAGGTCATACaattaacaacaatttaattttcataaaatgcttacgttaaatctttttttcataataacgATCGACCTTCCGGAGCACGTGGTTTTAATAGCTACGATAAACCATCGTGTTTCTTCTGACGAAACGAAACActttcaatttcgtttttaactcaaatttttttaacttcGTCTGTACTACGTATTTGTCGGTGCAAagtatttccaattaaaatagtgaaaaattaaaatattcgtttcttAACAGACGTAACATAACTGCCAGGAGAGAAAGTATGAGATGATACAAGAACTGAAGAGACTATATTCATCTCTACATATATGTAGATACACGGCGAACTGCGCACACTCTCTTAACATTCTAggtagaaaattgttacactcTTATTGGTGGAGCATGAACTTTTTGAGAACTTTGAAATCCCTACTTCTTCgatacgattttaattaatttcagcatttttattacttttaaaataaattcgaaagcAAATGTTACTGTTTATATTAATCTTagattttgaattaattaaattacgtatgttatttcattcaatattcCTTCGAAATTCTGTGCTGTTGGTAACTTTGTCTAGTAAATTACTTGTAGAGATAATATTTCGAGATAattggtttttattttcaaaatgtacGTACAAGTTTACTAGCTATgtgattacaaaaattttttttattcgttacaTTCACTTTTAAAACAGATACGttttacaggaattatatCGTAactaataaaagatatttagaTCATCTgatgaatatattacaaaagacCCTGTCGTTTCAAATCTTCGTACGTTTTACGATTGACTACATTTCCAAGAGAATCTTCGAACTCTTCTTCCTGCTCTGGTTGCCAGCGTTCAGCTTGTTTCTGTGCTTTAAGTTTTTCCCATAGAGCCAAAGCGTCTTCTATTTGTGTTACATTAGCGAAATGAGCGGTATTTGGAATTCCGAGGCAGCGCATTCCATGAGCGTGTCTCCATTCGGCGAAATGTCTTTGGAAAGCTTTCGGTCCCTTGTATGTGAAGTTTCCGCATATTTCGCAATTGTAACTGATATTTAATCCATGCAATTTGTACAACCAATACGGTATTGGTTTACCATCCCACCCGAGAGGAAGATTTTTGGGATTGTAAGGGACTTCGTTGTCATCTTCCTCCTCGGATTCGCTGGCGCTAGCTTCAGCATCGGAAtctcctctctcgccctctGTTCTAGCTTGTTTCCTTTGTACATTTTCTTTTGTGGCTACTCGTTGAGTAGATACCAATTCCGCGAGCCTGTATACTTGCGCTTCCAAGCAAGCTATCTCCTTTTGCTTTTCAGAATTCCTACCTTTTCCAGATTTCCTATTTCTATTGTTCTTGGCTAGTAAATTTGGATCTAAAGAAGCCTCCCCTTTTGTACTGAAAAGTCTCTGGGCTCTCTCCTCGAGAGTACCGCCGCATTTTAAACCCAAAGCCATCAAAGCCGATTTTAATCTATCCAAACCAAGAGACGCGAGCTCCTCCCACGATGAGAAAGCGGACAATTCTAAATGAGCTCCCACGTGAGTAAGAGCGCTGCCGGTTTCTTTTGGCCATCCTGGAAATGTGCTGTTTTCCCATTGTGTTTCAAATTCCCTGTTCGCCTCTTGAACCTCTCCATTTAAATCGAGCAAGGGCCTGACTCTACTTAAGTAATCCGTTGTATATTCTAACAATGATTCTACGTATCTTTGATACTCCgcatttttcctttctcttgGTATATCAAACAGATGATCAAAAGTTGATAAATATGTGATATAGTCTACTTTCTCTATTCCTTTGAGATTAATGTATTTCTCATAACATTCATGAAGATCAAGATACTTTCCATAACCTTCCTCGTCAGTGAACTCGACAAGATTTGAAAGCTCTTCCGTGGGATTTTCTCTCATTTTGGCTAGTTCTTCGAATTCGACGGACATTGGAATACTTATTTCGTTAGGATGTCTTCggtaaaattcttttatcgaTTTCAAACGAGAATAAAACTCTGAAAATTCGTTTGGACCCGAAAGTGCTTGAACCTGAAATAAATGAGTTATATCGAGATTagtgaatgaaaatttagtaATGAAAATCAagtcaataaatttatatacctCTTCTTTCCTTTGCCCATCTTTATCTTCGTATAAATCTTGCAAATGCAAGGTACTGTCCATGTATTGATCAAGCAACATCTTTAATCGATGCTCCGAATTTATGCTCTCCCTGTGCCCTGCCTTCTTATAAAGCATTTCTTTTACCATTGCGTCCATTAATCTCTCCCTTTCCTCGTGATAGCGTCGTTGTTGCTCCAATATCGTTTCCATCTTCAAAGTTTGTTTGAAACACTAAATGCGTTACTGTGCGTGACCAAACTATTCAGTTGACATTTGTATAGAGGTTATGATTTTTCaaccataaataataattatatatagattCAGTACTCCCATCCATGGATACCCCCATCTAACGGTAGATCGAGTAAAATACAGTGACACAATCAAATTCTGCAAGATTTTTCGGCCGCAATGCGCaccgttaataaaaaaaagagtagAAATTGCTTTGCTCTGATTAGTTGACGATTCAGTGCTAAGCAATTCACTGCAAATTGGTTATGTAGCAAAGTAATAGAAATAGTTGCGAAAGCTAAGGGAAATAGACAAATcgtgaaaaatgtgaaatataaatgtatattcatGTATGAACATGAACACTTCTACGACTGTAGAAGTTTAAATTCAAGTTATAAATGATCAAAACTAAGTTTAGAATTAGCAAATATTAGagtaaagttaatattttaattatatttattataaatcggtTATCCTCGCGTGAATACTACATGTATACACTACAATGCTTCAGGTTGCATACATGAAGGGACATTTTAGTTCGCCTCTGTGACCACTAGATGGTTGATGGAACATTcattgttgtattttattcttagtTCATTCATAC encodes:
- the Noi gene encoding splicing factor 3a subunit 3 noi codes for the protein METILEQQRRYHEERERLMDAMVKEMLYKKAGHRESINSEHRLKMLLDQYMDSTLHLQDLYEDKDGQRKEEVQALSGPNEFSEFYSRLKSIKEFYRRHPNEISIPMSVEFEELAKMRENPTEELSNLVEFTDEEGYGKYLDLHECYEKYINLKGIEKVDYITYLSTFDHLFDIPRERKNAEYQRYVESLLEYTTDYLSRVRPLLDLNGEVQEANREFETQWENSTFPGWPKETGSALTHVGAHLELSAFSSWEELASLGLDRLKSALMALGLKCGGTLEERAQRLFSTKGEASLDPNLLAKNNRNRKSGKGRNSEKQKEIACLEAQVYRLAELVSTQRVATKENVQRKQARTEGERGDSDAEASASESEEEDDNEVPYNPKNLPLGWDGKPIPYWLYKLHGLNISYNCEICGNFTYKGPKAFQRHFAEWRHAHGMRCLGIPNTAHFANVTQIEDALALWEKLKAQKQAERWQPEQEEEFEDSLGNVVNRKTYEDLKRQGLL